One stretch of Actinomycetota bacterium DNA includes these proteins:
- a CDS encoding F0F1 ATP synthase subunit epsilon — MALNVSVVTPERQVWAGEAQFVIARSADGDIGVLPGHAPFLGALGFARLIVQDADGQTYIAVHGGFIEVIDDKVTVLTQTAEPAAEIDTAAANLQREEAERRVHEDDTPENREALLRAANRVKTAAEAGLLDIG; from the coding sequence GTGGCGCTGAACGTTTCCGTCGTCACCCCTGAAAGGCAGGTGTGGGCGGGCGAGGCGCAGTTCGTCATCGCCCGCTCGGCCGACGGCGACATCGGTGTCCTGCCGGGACATGCGCCGTTTCTGGGCGCCCTGGGCTTCGCCAGGCTCATCGTCCAGGACGCCGACGGCCAGACGTACATCGCGGTCCACGGCGGGTTCATCGAGGTCATCGACGACAAGGTGACGGTCCTGACCCAGACGGCGGAGCCCGCCGCGGAGATCGACACGGCGGCTGCGAACCTGCAGCGCGAGGAGGCCGAGCGGCGCGTCCACGAGGACGACACGCCGGAGAACCGCGAGGCGCTGCTGCGCGCGGCGAACCGGGTCAAGACGGCGGCCGAGGCCGGCCTGCTCGACATCGGCTGA
- a CDS encoding SpoIID/LytB domain-containing protein, with translation MRRFPAALCLVLLAFSGVGPAQAAPLGGPVVFEPKPGTLLQVAGKGAYRGSIEVRRGASGVTVVNVLDLDSYLMGLAEVPGSWPAEAMKAQAVAARTYALWEAGRGSYRDRGYDICGTTSCQVYSGVAHERGPNGDKWVEAVRATRGEVLLHDNKPILARYHSSSGGHTLSNEVVYPSSGKHPYLKGVPDEPDDRSPLYRWTVDFTKQEMEAILRRGVDLAGTLEAIEADEQKRELVVRTQGGRLEMNIVRFRREVSSAAPKLFPEKYPSLRADGRRLPLTLPSSRFTIEATPEGFRINGRGYGHGVGMSQWGARGRAERGDDYKKILAAYYGGLKPRTLPREEPLRVGIVPSTQRTSVSGDGLFSVADGRSPLSGSTLGSWQVAPGAGRTLDVTPPESSQLPLVLSGVRAPGRVVTRDEPLRLEVSFVVPKAAQVQADLVRGDDKAGTVRGVFDAGPGRLAMRIDPRRHPEPGDWRLVLSATDGTASVRSVRPVRVERPARRGLVLVMIAAVMLAVAVVLRRRHALYGRGSQGREGANWSLL, from the coding sequence ATGCGCCGCTTTCCCGCCGCACTTTGTCTTGTCCTGCTCGCGTTTTCCGGCGTGGGCCCGGCGCAGGCTGCACCCCTCGGGGGCCCGGTCGTGTTCGAGCCGAAGCCGGGGACTCTGCTGCAGGTCGCGGGCAAGGGCGCGTACCGCGGCAGCATCGAGGTCAGACGAGGTGCGAGCGGCGTAACCGTCGTCAACGTGCTGGACCTCGACTCGTACCTGATGGGCCTGGCGGAGGTGCCGGGGTCGTGGCCGGCCGAGGCGATGAAGGCGCAGGCGGTCGCGGCGCGGACGTACGCGCTGTGGGAGGCCGGGCGCGGGTCCTACCGCGACCGTGGCTACGACATCTGCGGGACGACGTCCTGTCAGGTCTACTCCGGTGTCGCCCACGAGCGCGGTCCCAACGGCGATAAGTGGGTCGAGGCGGTCCGGGCTACCCGCGGCGAGGTCCTGCTGCACGACAACAAGCCCATTCTCGCCCGCTACCACTCGTCGTCCGGAGGCCACACGTTGTCCAACGAGGTCGTGTACCCGTCCTCGGGCAAGCACCCCTACCTGAAAGGCGTGCCCGACGAACCGGACGATCGATCGCCCCTCTATCGGTGGACCGTGGACTTCACCAAACAGGAGATGGAAGCGATCCTGCGACGGGGGGTGGACCTCGCGGGAACGCTCGAGGCCATCGAAGCCGACGAGCAGAAGCGCGAGCTGGTGGTCCGCACCCAGGGCGGGCGGCTCGAGATGAACATCGTGCGGTTCCGGCGCGAGGTCAGCTCGGCGGCCCCCAAGCTGTTCCCCGAAAAGTATCCGTCGCTGCGAGCCGACGGCCGCCGGTTGCCGCTGACCCTGCCGTCGTCAAGGTTCACGATCGAGGCGACGCCCGAAGGGTTCAGGATCAACGGCCGCGGCTACGGGCACGGCGTCGGGATGAGCCAATGGGGCGCGAGGGGACGCGCCGAGCGGGGCGACGACTACAAAAAGATCCTGGCCGCCTACTACGGGGGCCTCAAGCCCAGGACGCTGCCGCGCGAGGAGCCGCTGCGCGTGGGCATCGTGCCGTCGACGCAGAGAACGAGCGTCTCCGGCGACGGACTGTTCTCGGTCGCCGACGGCAGGTCGCCTCTGTCCGGCTCCACCCTCGGGTCGTGGCAGGTCGCTCCGGGGGCGGGCCGGACGCTGGACGTGACGCCGCCGGAGTCCAGCCAGCTGCCGCTGGTGCTGTCGGGAGTCCGGGCGCCCGGACGGGTCGTGACGCGCGACGAGCCGCTACGCCTGGAGGTGAGCTTTGTGGTCCCGAAGGCGGCCCAGGTGCAGGCCGATCTCGTCCGGGGCGACGACAAAGCCGGGACCGTCCGGGGGGTGTTCGACGCCGGGCCGGGAAGGCTCGCGATGCGGATCGACCCCCGCCGGCACCCGGAGCCGGGCGACTGGCGACTGGTCCTTTCCGCCACGGACGGCACCGCCAGCGTCAGGTCGGTGCGTCCGGTTCGCGTGGAACGCCCGGCCAGGCGGGGGCTGGTCCTCGTCATGATCGCGGCCGTGATGCTGGCTGTGGCGGTGGTCCTGCGGCGCCGCCACGCGCTTTACGGACGCGGTTCGCAGGGCCGGGAAGGCGCCAACTGGTCTTTGCTGTAG
- the murA gene encoding UDP-N-acetylglucosamine 1-carboxyvinyltransferase — MPEVFVIDGHAPLHGEVPVSGAKNSATKLLATALLAPGCSRLERVPRVAEVGPMSEVLAHLGAQVRWTGDNELVVDVPEELGIEAPYEPVRRMRASTAVLGPLVARTGRARVALPGGCNLGHRGIDLHVRGLEQLGASIELVHGYLVAEAPKLRGAHVTFDYPSHGATETLVMAASLAQGTTVIDNASREPEIHDLTSFLQRMGARISGVGTNRIEVEGVDRLKPASYSVMPDRLEAGTYAIAAVAAGGDVRITDMVPGHLELVFEMLQETGAEVRTEDHAVRVTADGSPKPVDVSTLPYPGFPTDLQPLVVAMLTRASGLSIVTENIFDGRFMFIDELARMGADVHAEGQYVVVRGVQRLMGAPVVAPDLRAGAALVVAGLTAEGRTVVEGLEQIDRGYENLTGKLQALGARVRRVPSDQLVEA; from the coding sequence ATGCCCGAAGTCTTCGTCATTGATGGACACGCTCCGCTGCACGGTGAGGTGCCGGTTAGCGGCGCCAAGAACTCGGCGACAAAGCTGCTCGCGACGGCGCTTCTGGCTCCCGGATGCAGCCGTCTGGAGAGGGTCCCGAGGGTCGCGGAAGTAGGGCCGATGAGCGAGGTGCTGGCGCACCTCGGTGCCCAGGTCCGCTGGACAGGGGACAACGAACTTGTGGTGGACGTCCCGGAGGAGCTCGGCATTGAGGCTCCTTACGAGCCCGTTCGGCGGATGCGCGCGTCCACGGCGGTGCTCGGCCCCCTGGTGGCCCGGACGGGACGGGCGAGGGTGGCGCTGCCGGGCGGCTGCAACCTCGGCCACCGCGGCATCGACCTGCACGTCCGCGGCCTCGAGCAGCTCGGCGCCAGCATCGAGCTCGTGCACGGATACCTGGTGGCCGAGGCTCCCAAGCTGCGCGGGGCGCACGTGACCTTCGACTACCCCAGCCACGGGGCCACCGAGACGCTGGTGATGGCTGCCTCGCTGGCGCAGGGCACGACGGTCATCGACAACGCCTCGCGAGAGCCCGAGATCCACGACCTCACGTCGTTTCTCCAGCGCATGGGCGCCCGCATCTCGGGCGTAGGGACCAATCGCATCGAAGTCGAGGGCGTGGACCGGCTCAAGCCGGCGTCCTATTCGGTGATGCCCGACAGGCTGGAGGCGGGGACCTACGCCATCGCGGCCGTGGCCGCCGGAGGCGACGTCCGCATAACGGACATGGTGCCCGGCCACCTCGAGCTGGTCTTCGAGATGCTGCAGGAAACGGGGGCCGAGGTCCGGACCGAGGACCACGCGGTCCGCGTGACCGCCGACGGCAGCCCGAAGCCGGTGGACGTCTCGACCCTGCCGTACCCCGGTTTTCCCACCGATCTGCAGCCCCTTGTCGTAGCCATGCTGACGCGGGCTTCGGGGCTGTCCATTGTCACGGAGAACATCTTCGACGGACGGTTCATGTTCATCGACGAGCTCGCACGCATGGGTGCCGACGTCCATGCCGAAGGGCAGTACGTGGTCGTGCGGGGAGTCCAGCGCCTGATGGGCGCGCCTGTGGTCGCTCCGGACCTGAGGGCCGGTGCCGCTCTGGTGGTTGCGGGCCTGACGGCGGAGGGACGCACGGTCGTGGAGGGTCTGGAGCAGATCGACCGCGGCTACGAGAACCTCACCGGGAAGCTGCAGGCGCTGGGCGCCCGGGTGAGGCGCGTTCCCTCCGATCAGCTGGTCGAGGCGTAG